One genomic window of Actinoplanes lobatus includes the following:
- a CDS encoding molybdenum cofactor biosynthesis protein MoaE — MRAEVIDAPLDLAAHEADVADPRAGAVVSFQGVVRDHDHGRGVTLLEYEGHPTAAAILREVASEIAADPAVYAVAVSHRIGTLQIGDVALVASVSTAHRAAAFAACARLVDEAKARLPIWKRQVFHDGTEEWVNCP, encoded by the coding sequence ATCCGGGCCGAGGTGATCGACGCACCGCTCGATCTGGCCGCTCACGAGGCCGACGTCGCCGACCCCCGGGCCGGTGCGGTGGTCTCGTTCCAGGGCGTGGTCCGCGATCATGACCACGGTCGCGGCGTCACCCTCCTGGAGTACGAGGGTCACCCCACCGCCGCCGCCATCCTCCGCGAGGTGGCGTCAGAGATCGCCGCTGACCCGGCGGTCTACGCGGTGGCCGTCTCACACCGCATCGGAACCCTCCAGATCGGCGACGTCGCCCTGGTCGCCTCGGTCAGCACCGCGCATCGCGCGGCCGCTTTCGCCGCGTGCGCCCGCCTGGTCGACGAGGCCAAGGCCCGCCTGCCGATCTGGAAACGCCAGGTCTTCCACGACGGCACCGAAGAATGGGTCAACTGCCCTTAA
- a CDS encoding molybdopterin molybdotransferase MoeA: MTESTPVDWELARALAFAAGQAAAGGAEEIPLGEADGRTLAEPLRALTDLPAFPTSSIDGWAVRGPAPWRPVGRVLAGGTPPPLTTDGDCVEIATGAMVPEGATALVRIEDSATGPDGRVTGEPRAVPDWRLPGEEAHRGEELLPAGTAIDPAVIGVAATCGYETLQVRPVPRAALLVFGDELLTAGPPGNGRVRDSLGPQVPSWLRRYGAGVGTVTGPVKDTLDAHLDAIRSALDTADLVCTTGGTMHGPVDHLHPALAELGAEYIVNTVAVRPGFPMLLARVPGPDGRPRFLAGLPGNPQSAIIALVTLVAPLLAGLRGRDLPPLPQVTAGTRIAGRGDFTHLALAALDTTGRTATPVGHVGSAMLRGLANSHGFAVVRPGTQAAAGDTIGFLPLPLTPGERP; this comes from the coding sequence GTGACCGAGTCGACCCCTGTGGACTGGGAACTGGCCCGAGCCCTCGCCTTCGCGGCGGGGCAGGCCGCGGCGGGCGGCGCCGAGGAGATTCCGCTGGGCGAGGCCGACGGCCGGACCCTGGCCGAGCCGCTGCGCGCCCTCACCGACCTGCCGGCCTTCCCCACCTCGAGCATCGACGGTTGGGCGGTCCGCGGTCCGGCGCCCTGGCGCCCGGTCGGCCGGGTCCTGGCCGGCGGCACCCCGCCCCCGCTCACCACGGACGGCGACTGCGTCGAGATCGCCACCGGCGCCATGGTGCCGGAGGGCGCCACCGCCCTGGTCCGGATCGAGGACTCGGCAACCGGCCCGGACGGCCGGGTCACCGGCGAACCGAGGGCCGTCCCCGACTGGCGCCTGCCCGGCGAGGAGGCGCACCGCGGCGAGGAGTTGCTACCCGCCGGCACGGCGATCGACCCGGCGGTCATCGGTGTCGCCGCCACCTGCGGCTACGAGACCCTCCAGGTCCGCCCGGTCCCGCGCGCCGCACTCCTGGTCTTCGGCGACGAACTGCTCACCGCGGGCCCGCCCGGCAACGGCCGGGTCCGCGACTCGCTCGGCCCGCAGGTGCCGTCCTGGCTGCGCCGTTACGGCGCAGGAGTGGGCACGGTCACCGGCCCGGTCAAGGACACGCTCGACGCACACCTCGACGCCATCCGGTCCGCCCTCGACACCGCCGACCTGGTCTGCACCACCGGCGGCACCATGCACGGCCCGGTCGACCACCTGCACCCCGCCCTCGCCGAGCTGGGCGCCGAGTACATCGTCAACACCGTCGCGGTGCGCCCCGGCTTCCCGATGCTCCTGGCCCGGGTGCCCGGCCCGGACGGACGCCCGCGCTTCCTCGCCGGCCTCCCCGGAAACCCGCAATCCGCGATCATCGCCCTGGTCACCCTGGTCGCGCCGCTGCTGGCCGGCCTGCGCGGCCGCGATCTGCCCCCACTGCCGCAGGTCACCGCGGGCACGAGGATCGCCGGCCGCGGCGACTTCACCCACCTGGCCCTCGCCGCGCTCGACACCACCGGCCGGACCGCCACCCCGGTCGGCCACGTCGGCTCGGCCATGCTGCGCGGCCTCGCCAACTCCCACGGCTTCGCCGTCGTCCGCCCCGGCACCCAGGCCGCCGCCGGCGACACCATCGGATTCCTGCCCCTTCCGCTGACGCCCGGGGAGCGCCCGTGA
- a CDS encoding MogA/MoaB family molybdenum cofactor biosynthesis protein, producing MDPPGGPAVTIRARVIVASNRAAAGVYADTSGPRLVTGLRELGCEVGEPVVVPDGDPVAEALRTAVADGVDVVLTSGGTGVTPTDRTPEATRGLLDFEIPGIAEAIRAHSRDRVPAAALSRGLAGVAGRTLIVNLPGSTGGAKDGLAVLGPLLAHTVDQIRGGDH from the coding sequence GTGGATCCGCCCGGAGGACCGGCCGTGACCATCCGGGCCCGCGTGATCGTCGCCTCCAACCGGGCCGCGGCCGGGGTCTACGCCGACACCAGCGGCCCCCGGCTCGTCACCGGGCTGCGCGAGCTCGGCTGCGAGGTGGGCGAGCCGGTTGTCGTACCGGACGGTGACCCGGTCGCCGAAGCGCTTCGCACCGCCGTCGCCGACGGCGTCGACGTGGTCCTGACCAGCGGCGGAACCGGCGTAACACCAACCGACCGCACGCCGGAGGCCACCCGCGGGCTGCTCGACTTCGAGATCCCCGGCATCGCCGAGGCGATCCGCGCCCACAGCCGCGACCGGGTCCCCGCCGCCGCTCTCTCCCGCGGGCTCGCCGGGGTGGCCGGCCGCACCCTGATCGTGAATCTCCCCGGCTCGACCGGCGGCGCCAAGGACGGGCTGGCCGTGCTCGGGCCGCTGCTCGCGCACACCGTGGACCAGATCCGGGGCGGCGACCACTGA
- the moaC gene encoding cyclic pyranopterin monophosphate synthase MoaC, which yields MPQESQLTHVDETGAARMVDVSGKTVSDRRAVAAGRVRTTAEVIDLLRRDGLPKGDALAVARLAGIMGAKRTPDLIPLCHPIGLHGVKVELEPTATTVEITAITKTADRTGVEMEALTAVATAGLALIDMIKAVDPAASIESVRVLRKEGGKTGEWIRPEDRP from the coding sequence ATGCCCCAGGAAAGCCAACTCACCCACGTTGACGAGACCGGCGCCGCCCGGATGGTCGACGTTTCCGGCAAAACCGTGAGCGACCGCCGTGCCGTCGCGGCCGGCCGGGTCCGTACCACCGCTGAGGTCATCGACCTGCTGCGCCGTGACGGCCTGCCCAAGGGCGACGCGCTCGCGGTGGCCCGGCTGGCCGGGATCATGGGCGCGAAGCGGACACCCGACCTGATTCCGCTCTGCCACCCGATCGGGTTGCACGGCGTGAAGGTCGAACTGGAGCCCACCGCCACCACGGTCGAGATCACCGCGATCACCAAGACCGCCGACCGGACCGGCGTCGAGATGGAAGCGCTCACCGCCGTCGCCACGGCCGGCCTCGCGCTCATCGACATGATCAAGGCGGTGGACCCGGCGGCCAGCATCGAATCGGTCCGGGTGCTGCGCAAAGAGGGCGGCAAGACCGGCGAGTGGATCCGCCCGGAGGACCGGCCGTGA
- a CDS encoding putative bifunctional diguanylate cyclase/phosphodiesterase produces MTRTRGDENVTDQRLRLLIGLVVVLGVCATAGFLAYALSLPGPPPHPLVLAVFGAGLIIANRVRVHVRVKSNVDSNTWGEVPVLIGLTLIPAPWVVFCTIAAITVIRCLSWLGPQKTAFGIAKGALTTGAAAAVFLFFDVQPDLVRPPFPMLPIVAALIAFIVVDHLAFVPVLSVATGGSLWQVALHDWTTKLILHLGELAATLIVVGVLATGTNPLLLLVVPLVVVCMHLWQSRSVRTREERESWQRLAKATDELNAVDLTQVLHSATTRAAQIFSAVEAAIDLAARTVRATETHVLADGPLLVTTPSPPDETTVDLVAHDGSVRVGVLRLRFGGTVRLTEVEQYKLRTFASAVCTAIRNAQAYAELARIAAENAHAAAHDPLTGLANRRRLYEHADRLFRSTAHTGLFALLLIDLNHFKEVNDTLGHAAGDEVLRQVAGRLRDAAAPGDLVARLGGDEFAVLLTALPTPALAGHRATGMLAALDAGIEVEGMQLTVEAAGGIALAAGTGSVEELMRRADIAMYQAKRAGEPTFVYAHSRDTADLDRLVLTGELRRAVAEHEFTVDFQPIVDLGSGEVVAAEALARWRHPQQGNLTPVQFLETVERSGQLPAFADAVLEQSLLALQTWREAGFDLPVAVNVSPRSLLDPKFPAAVLTRLSRHDVPANRLVLELTETLTVSQLDVVERTLAELRNAGVKLAIDDFGTGVSSLSVLSRIPVHQLKIDREFVAGVETSAEAAAVIRTTVDLARNLHLTVVAEGVESEPQRHALWQLGCTAGQGHLFARPYSAVRFLSVLRRGSGGRPGVLAVALHDGGSVVRLPVRRLPNLPA; encoded by the coding sequence ATGACTCGCACACGAGGCGACGAAAACGTGACCGATCAGCGGCTTCGGCTGCTCATCGGTCTCGTCGTCGTTCTGGGGGTCTGCGCCACCGCGGGCTTCCTGGCGTACGCGCTGAGCCTCCCCGGCCCACCCCCGCACCCACTGGTCCTGGCCGTCTTCGGCGCCGGCCTGATCATCGCCAACCGGGTCCGGGTGCACGTCCGCGTCAAGTCCAACGTCGACAGCAACACCTGGGGCGAGGTCCCGGTCCTGATCGGACTGACGCTGATCCCGGCGCCCTGGGTGGTGTTCTGCACGATTGCCGCGATCACCGTGATCCGCTGCCTGAGCTGGCTCGGGCCGCAGAAGACCGCGTTCGGCATCGCCAAGGGCGCGCTCACCACCGGTGCGGCGGCGGCCGTCTTCCTGTTCTTCGACGTCCAGCCGGATCTGGTCCGGCCACCCTTCCCGATGCTCCCGATCGTGGCGGCGCTGATCGCCTTCATCGTGGTCGACCACCTCGCCTTCGTACCGGTGCTGTCGGTCGCGACCGGCGGCAGCCTGTGGCAGGTCGCGCTGCACGACTGGACCACCAAGCTCATCCTGCATCTCGGTGAGCTGGCGGCCACCCTGATCGTCGTCGGCGTGCTGGCCACCGGCACGAACCCGCTGCTCCTGCTGGTCGTCCCACTCGTTGTGGTGTGCATGCACCTGTGGCAGTCCCGCAGCGTCCGGACCCGGGAGGAACGGGAGTCGTGGCAGCGTCTGGCCAAGGCGACCGACGAGCTCAACGCGGTGGACCTCACCCAGGTGCTGCACTCGGCGACGACGCGGGCCGCGCAGATCTTCTCGGCGGTGGAGGCGGCCATCGACCTGGCCGCCCGGACCGTACGCGCCACCGAGACACACGTCCTCGCCGACGGCCCGCTGCTGGTCACCACACCTTCGCCGCCCGACGAGACCACCGTCGACCTGGTGGCGCACGACGGCAGCGTCCGGGTCGGGGTGCTGCGCCTGCGGTTCGGCGGGACGGTCCGGCTCACCGAGGTCGAGCAGTACAAGCTGCGTACCTTCGCGTCGGCGGTGTGCACCGCCATCCGGAACGCCCAGGCGTACGCCGAACTGGCCCGCATCGCCGCGGAGAACGCGCATGCCGCCGCACACGACCCGCTCACCGGCCTGGCCAACCGCCGCCGGCTGTACGAACACGCCGACCGTCTCTTCCGGTCCACCGCCCACACCGGCCTCTTCGCCCTGCTGCTGATCGACCTGAACCACTTCAAGGAGGTCAACGACACGCTCGGGCACGCCGCCGGCGACGAGGTGCTGCGCCAGGTGGCCGGCCGGCTGCGGGACGCGGCCGCCCCCGGTGACCTGGTCGCCCGGCTCGGCGGTGACGAGTTCGCGGTGCTGCTCACCGCTCTGCCGACGCCCGCGCTGGCCGGGCACCGGGCCACCGGCATGCTCGCCGCCCTGGACGCCGGCATCGAGGTCGAGGGCATGCAGCTGACCGTCGAGGCGGCCGGCGGCATCGCCCTGGCCGCCGGCACCGGCAGCGTCGAGGAGCTGATGCGCCGCGCCGACATCGCCATGTACCAGGCGAAACGCGCCGGCGAACCGACCTTCGTCTACGCCCACTCCCGGGACACCGCCGACCTGGACCGGCTGGTGCTCACCGGCGAGTTGCGGCGCGCGGTGGCCGAGCACGAGTTCACCGTCGACTTCCAGCCGATCGTCGACCTGGGCAGCGGCGAGGTGGTCGCGGCCGAGGCGCTGGCCCGGTGGCGGCACCCCCAGCAGGGCAATCTCACTCCGGTGCAGTTCCTCGAGACGGTCGAACGGTCCGGGCAGCTGCCGGCGTTCGCCGACGCGGTGCTGGAGCAGTCGCTGCTCGCCCTCCAGACCTGGCGGGAGGCGGGCTTCGACCTGCCGGTCGCCGTGAACGTGTCGCCGCGCAGCCTGCTCGACCCGAAATTCCCGGCGGCCGTGCTGACCCGGCTGTCCCGGCACGACGTCCCGGCGAACCGGCTGGTCCTCGAACTCACCGAGACCCTCACCGTGAGTCAGCTCGACGTGGTCGAACGAACCCTCGCCGAGCTGCGCAACGCCGGTGTCAAGCTGGCCATCGACGACTTCGGCACCGGTGTCTCGTCGCTCTCCGTGCTCTCCCGGATCCCGGTGCACCAACTCAAGATCGACCGGGAGTTCGTGGCCGGGGTGGAGACCTCGGCGGAGGCGGCCGCCGTCATCCGCACCACCGTCGACCTGGCCCGCAACCTGCACCTCACGGTCGTCGCCGAAGGCGTCGAGAGCGAACCGCAACGGCACGCCCTCTGGCAGCTCGGCTGCACGGCCGGGCAGGGACACCTGTTCGCCCGGCCGTACTCGGCGGTCCGATTCCTCAGCGTCCTGCGGCGCGGCTCGGGCGGACGGCCGGGCGTGCTGGCGGTGGCACTGCACGACGGGGGTTCGGTGGTCCGGCTGCCTGTGCGCCGTCTGCCAAACTTGCCCGCGTGA
- a CDS encoding glycosyltransferase 87 family protein — protein sequence MTKPSDRAVDLLLYTISAVFALVTALTSTLLPHRAWGAIAACGYLAAALLVYVVGRRDILTWATWGAVAMLPLVVQAAQRAGGRTDRAQEEVVVVEHMGESLLHTGTPYLSRAEIAAIPLDERLLGYRPYQPGMSLFGLPRAIAGDHWWTDARIWFAIVTVAALVAAVTLLRPSNPSIVRAMQAATVLPVTALTLATGGDDIPVLALCLLALALFASGRPGWAGVAVGAAAGLKLFALPVVAVLAALSIATGTWRRLLPGALGIPVLAVLPPLLVNPDALIENVFRFTLGHGLVTSPAQSPFPGYLISQAVPGGRYIAAGLLVAAAAVIGVLLVRRPPRTAATAALFCGYGLLAAILLMPTTRFGYLLYPVALLLWAPALRMFSGRTQQAHSFFRPTA from the coding sequence GTGACCAAGCCGTCCGATCGGGCCGTCGATCTGCTCCTCTACACGATCTCCGCGGTCTTCGCGCTGGTCACCGCCCTCACGTCGACGCTGCTGCCACACCGGGCGTGGGGCGCGATCGCCGCCTGCGGCTATCTGGCCGCGGCACTGCTCGTGTACGTGGTGGGCCGTCGCGACATCCTGACCTGGGCCACCTGGGGAGCGGTGGCGATGCTTCCGCTCGTCGTGCAGGCGGCGCAGCGGGCCGGTGGGCGTACCGACCGGGCCCAGGAGGAGGTGGTCGTCGTCGAGCACATGGGTGAATCGCTGCTGCACACCGGCACGCCCTACCTGAGCCGCGCCGAGATCGCCGCCATCCCGCTCGACGAACGCCTGCTCGGCTACCGCCCCTACCAACCCGGCATGTCCCTCTTCGGGCTGCCCCGGGCCATCGCGGGTGATCACTGGTGGACCGACGCCCGCATCTGGTTCGCGATCGTCACGGTGGCCGCGCTGGTTGCCGCCGTCACCCTTCTGCGTCCGTCAAACCCCTCGATCGTACGGGCGATGCAGGCGGCCACCGTCCTGCCCGTGACGGCGCTGACCCTCGCCACCGGTGGGGACGACATCCCCGTACTGGCGCTGTGCCTGCTGGCCCTGGCCCTGTTCGCGAGCGGCCGCCCCGGATGGGCCGGAGTCGCCGTCGGCGCGGCCGCCGGGCTCAAACTCTTCGCGCTCCCCGTGGTGGCCGTCCTCGCGGCGCTGTCCATCGCCACCGGCACCTGGCGGCGCCTGCTGCCCGGCGCCCTCGGCATCCCGGTGCTCGCCGTGCTCCCGCCCCTGCTGGTGAACCCCGACGCCCTCATCGAGAACGTCTTCCGCTTCACCCTCGGACACGGCCTCGTGACGAGCCCCGCACAGTCCCCGTTCCCCGGGTACCTGATCTCCCAGGCGGTTCCCGGCGGCCGCTACATCGCCGCCGGGCTGCTCGTGGCCGCGGCCGCCGTCATCGGGGTGCTCCTGGTGCGCCGCCCACCGCGTACCGCTGCCACCGCCGCCCTCTTCTGCGGATACGGGCTTCTCGCCGCGATCCTGTTGATGCCCACGACACGGTTCGGCTACCTGCTCTACCCGGTCGCCCTACTGCTCTGGGCGCCCGCCCTGCGGATGTTCTCCGGTCGCACTCAGCAAGCACACAGCTTCTTCCGCCCCACGGCATGA
- a CDS encoding TFIIB-type zinc ribbon-containing protein — protein MHMTCPKCHGEMRVYERSGVTIDQCTECRGIFLDRGELEKLFAAEATYNNRPGTGAPVPPPPPPPAHHQPGYAPPPPQPAYGAPAAHYPPAAPMYGHRGHYRRAHHGHYRRRGFLHDLFD, from the coding sequence ATGCATATGACCTGTCCCAAGTGTCACGGCGAGATGCGGGTCTACGAGCGCAGCGGCGTCACGATCGACCAGTGCACCGAGTGCCGCGGAATCTTCCTGGACCGTGGCGAGCTCGAGAAGCTCTTCGCGGCCGAAGCCACCTACAACAACCGGCCCGGCACCGGAGCGCCGGTTCCCCCGCCGCCCCCGCCGCCGGCCCACCACCAGCCGGGTTACGCGCCGCCTCCGCCGCAGCCCGCCTACGGCGCGCCGGCCGCCCACTACCCGCCCGCCGCGCCGATGTACGGGCACCGGGGCCACTACCGGCGCGCCCACCACGGCCACTACCGCCGGCGCGGCTTCTTGCACGACCTCTTCGACTGA
- a CDS encoding nucleotidyltransferase domain-containing protein, with protein sequence MSGDRPVDVAARLVRERFSGALAAFLGGSAPTGRRTPWSDLDIVVVLDGPPAPFRETLRFEGWIVELFVQTETSIEYYWGVDAERRRTPLLRMVADGVILAGGDGAAPAFQERAVALLAAGPAAPDAETVDYQRYLLTDLVDDLRGCTDPVELAYLAATLMLAASDFLLLAGNRWSARGKWLPRRIGEVDPDLPGRLVAGQRAVVVDGDREPLIAAVLAVLDSAGGPLQEGFMLSGKDPGRNSE encoded by the coding sequence ATGTCTGGTGATCGGCCCGTGGATGTGGCGGCGCGGCTTGTGCGGGAGCGGTTTTCGGGGGCGCTTGCGGCCTTTCTCGGGGGGAGCGCGCCTACCGGGCGACGGACGCCGTGGTCGGATCTGGACATCGTCGTGGTTCTGGACGGGCCGCCCGCCCCGTTTCGGGAGACGCTGCGGTTCGAGGGCTGGATCGTCGAGCTGTTCGTGCAGACGGAGACCTCGATCGAGTACTACTGGGGTGTCGATGCCGAGCGGCGGCGTACTCCACTGCTGCGGATGGTGGCCGACGGCGTGATCCTGGCCGGTGGTGACGGCGCGGCGCCGGCCTTCCAGGAGCGGGCCGTCGCACTGCTGGCGGCCGGTCCTGCGGCGCCGGACGCCGAGACGGTCGACTATCAGCGGTACCTGTTGACCGATCTGGTGGACGATCTGCGCGGCTGTACCGACCCGGTGGAACTCGCCTATCTGGCGGCGACCCTGATGCTGGCGGCCTCCGACTTCCTTCTCCTGGCCGGGAATCGGTGGTCAGCGCGGGGCAAGTGGCTGCCCCGGCGCATCGGCGAGGTGGACCCGGACCTTCCCGGACGACTCGTGGCCGGCCAGCGGGCGGTGGTCGTAGACGGCGACCGGGAGCCGCTCATCGCCGCCGTGCTGGCTGTCCTCGACTCCGCGGGCGGACCTCTTCAAGAAGGTTTCATGCTGTCCGGCAAAGATCCCGGCCGAAACTCAGAGTGA
- a CDS encoding YbaB/EbfC family nucleoid-associated protein — translation MTGITDHSLRNDLEDVYGRYEEMRSGVDELQRSLATMQVSAESEDGVVHATVDADGRLVDLRLDQQACRDWNVETLARVIVETVQHASAGTSREIESLVTNHRSPDSED, via the coding sequence GTGACTGGAATCACCGATCACTCCCTGCGGAACGACCTGGAAGACGTCTACGGCCGGTATGAGGAGATGCGTTCCGGAGTGGACGAGCTCCAGCGCAGCCTGGCCACCATGCAGGTGAGCGCCGAATCCGAGGACGGCGTCGTCCACGCCACCGTCGATGCGGACGGCCGGCTCGTCGACCTCCGCCTCGACCAGCAGGCCTGCCGGGATTGGAACGTGGAAACCCTGGCTCGCGTCATCGTGGAAACAGTCCAGCACGCCTCTGCTGGCACATCACGCGAGATCGAAAGTCTGGTGACCAATCACCGCAGCCCGGACAGCGAGGACTAA
- the dnaB gene encoding replicative DNA helicase produces MSITDDARPESRPPSQGGGGSFNGGGGGNGKGPQDGGGGYDKAPPQDVAAEQGVLGGMLLSKDAIADVVEILKVTDFYRPVHATIYDVILDLYGRGEPADALTVAAALADSGDLQRIGGVPYLHTLIESVPTAANAAYYARIVSERAILRRLVEAGTKIVQLGYGANGHGGRDVDDIVDLAQQAIYDVTEKRVSEDFAALGDMLQPTLDEIEAVGASGGVMTGVPTGFQDLDRLLNGLHAGQLIIVAGRPGLGKSTASMDFARNAAIQHGHASAIFSLEMSKIEMVMRLLSAEARVPLHTLRSGQLSDDDWTKLARRMGEISQAPIFVDDTPNMNLMEIRAKARRLKQRHNLRLLVIDYLQLMSSPKKTESRQQEVSELSRGLKLLAKEIECPVIAVSQLNRGPEQRTDKRPQLSDLRESGSIEQDADVVILLHRDDYYDKESPRAGEADFIVAKHRNGPTDTVTVAAQLHLSRFIDMAI; encoded by the coding sequence GTGTCGATCACCGACGACGCGAGGCCGGAGTCGCGGCCGCCGTCCCAGGGCGGTGGCGGCTCCTTCAACGGGGGCGGCGGCGGGAACGGCAAGGGGCCACAGGACGGTGGTGGCGGCTACGACAAGGCCCCACCCCAGGACGTGGCGGCCGAGCAGGGTGTCCTGGGCGGCATGCTGCTCTCCAAGGACGCGATCGCGGACGTCGTGGAGATCCTCAAGGTCACCGACTTCTACCGCCCGGTCCACGCGACGATCTACGACGTCATCCTCGATCTGTACGGGCGGGGCGAGCCGGCCGACGCCCTGACCGTCGCGGCGGCCCTCGCCGACTCCGGTGACCTCCAGCGCATCGGCGGTGTGCCGTACCTGCACACCCTGATCGAGAGCGTCCCCACCGCGGCAAACGCGGCCTACTACGCCCGGATCGTCTCCGAGCGGGCCATCCTCCGCCGCCTCGTCGAGGCCGGCACCAAGATCGTCCAGCTGGGCTACGGCGCGAACGGCCACGGCGGCCGCGACGTGGACGACATCGTCGACCTGGCCCAGCAGGCCATCTACGACGTGACCGAAAAGCGGGTCAGCGAGGATTTCGCGGCCCTCGGCGACATGCTCCAGCCCACCCTCGACGAGATCGAGGCGGTCGGCGCCTCCGGTGGCGTGATGACCGGTGTGCCCACCGGCTTCCAGGACCTCGACCGCCTCCTCAACGGCCTGCACGCCGGCCAGCTGATCATCGTGGCCGGTCGTCCCGGTCTCGGTAAGTCGACCGCGAGCATGGACTTCGCCCGCAACGCCGCGATCCAGCACGGTCACGCCAGCGCCATCTTCTCGCTCGAAATGAGCAAGATCGAGATGGTGATGCGCCTGCTCTCCGCCGAGGCGCGGGTGCCGCTGCACACGCTGCGTTCCGGCCAGCTCTCCGACGACGACTGGACCAAGCTGGCCCGCCGGATGGGCGAGATCAGTCAGGCGCCGATCTTCGTGGACGACACGCCGAACATGAACCTCATGGAGATCCGGGCCAAGGCGCGCCGCCTCAAGCAGCGCCACAACCTGCGCCTCCTGGTGATCGACTATCTCCAGCTGATGTCCTCGCCGAAGAAGACCGAGAGCCGTCAGCAGGAGGTCTCGGAGCTCTCCCGTGGCCTGAAGCTGCTGGCCAAGGAGATCGAGTGTCCGGTGATCGCGGTCAGCCAGCTGAACCGTGGCCCCGAGCAGCGCACCGACAAGCGGCCCCAGCTGTCCGACCTGCGTGAGTCCGGCTCGATCGAGCAGGACGCCGACGTGGTCATCCTGCTGCACCGTGACGACTACTACGACAAGGAGTCGCCACGCGCGGGCGAGGCCGACTTCATCGTGGCCAAGCACCGTAACGGCCCCACCGACACCGTGACGGTGGCCGCTCAGCTGCACCTGTCGCGCTTCATCGACATGGCGATCTAA